One part of the Phragmites australis chromosome 3, lpPhrAust1.1, whole genome shotgun sequence genome encodes these proteins:
- the LOC133911289 gene encoding xylan O-acetyltransferase 14-like has translation MTGSTPPRKGRSTAGAGGVDSEDAWQAEEAAKKSHARAVWGVSFSISLRGHFNSFVLLVLVLFVVLAVSVTTKNGNGAKPQAPTAVPPADDTGDGGQSDLSDCDMSSGRWVYDGTAYPLYKESACKFMSDQSSCEKFGRTDLKYQHWRWQPHGCDLPRFDAAKLLGKLRDKRLAFVGDSLNRNQWVSMVCLIDTATPTLHKSMGGNGSLVSFKINEYNASVDFYWSPLLVESNSDHPVHHRIADRIVSAGSIAKHARRWADADVLVFNSYLWWRRPSMKVLWGSFEAPAEGARRAVYEVTDSLRAFELATKTWSEWLELHVDRARTRLFFMSMSPTHLHSDEWEAGSGNHQCYNETEPIAGEGHRGRDTDPAFARAVEAQVARLGARGVAVRVLNVTQLSEHRKDAHPSVHRRQWDPHTEAHARARDPSSDADCIHWCLPGVPDVWNQILYAHIVSS, from the exons ATGACCGGGAGTACCCCGCCGCGGAAGGGCCGGAGcacggccggcgccggcggtgtGGACTCCGAGGACGCGTGgcaggcggaggaggcggccaaGAAGTCCCACGCGAGGGCGGTGTGGGGCGTCAGCTTCAGCATCAGCCTCCGGGGCCACTTCAACTCGTTCGTGCTGCTGGTGCTCGTGCTGTTCGTCGTCCTCGCCGTCTCCGTCACCACCAAGAACGGCAACGGCGCCAAGCCGCAGGCGCCGACGGCCGTGCCTCCTGCCGACGACACCGGCGACGGCGGGCAGAGTGATCTGAGCGACTGCGACATGTCGTCCGGCCGGTGGGTGTACGATGGCACGGCGTACCCGCTGTACAAGGAGAGCGCGTGCAAATTCATGTCCGATCAGTCGTCATGCGAGAAGTTCGGGAGGACGGATCTCAAGTACCAGCACTGGAGGTGGCAGCCGCACGGGTGCGACCTTCCTAG GTTCGACGCGGCGAAGCTGTTGGGGAAGCTGCGCGACAAGCGGCTGGCGTTCGTCGGCGACTCGCTGAACCGGAACCAGTGGGTGTCCATGGTCTGCCTCATCGACACCGCCACACCGACGCTCCACAAGTCCATGGGCGGCAACGGATCGCTCGTCTCCTTCAAGATCAAT GAGTACAACGCGTCGGTTGATTTCTACTGGTCGCCGCTGCTGGTGGAGTCGAACTCTGACCACCCCGTGCACCACCGGATCGCCGACCGCATCGTGAGCGCTGGCTCCATCGCTAAGCACGCCAGGCGCTGGGCCGACGCCGACGTGCTCGTCTTCAACTCCTACCTCTGGTGGCGCCGCCCCTCCATGAAAGTCTT GTGGGGGTCGTTTGAGGCGCCGGCGGAGGGCGCACGCAGGGCAGTGTACGAGGTGACCGACAGCCTGCGCGCGTTCGAGCTCGCAACCAAGACGTGGTCCGAGTGGCTCGAGCTCCACGTGGACCGCGCCCGGACGCGGCTCTTCTTCATGAGCATGTCGCCGACGCACCTCCACTCCGACGAATGGGAGGCCGGGAGCGGCAACCACCAGTGCTACAACGAGACGGAGCCGATCGCGGGGGAGGGGCACCGCGGCCGGGACACGGACCCGGCGTTCGCGCGCGCCGTGGAGGCGCAGGTGGCGCGGCTGGGCGCGCGCGGCGTGGCGGTGCGGGTGCTGAACGTGACGCAGCTGTCGGAGCACCGCAAGGACGCGCACCCGTCGGTGCACCGGCGTCAGTGGGACCCGCACACGGAGGCGCATGCGCGGGCGCGCGACCCCAGCAGCGACGCCGACTGCATCCACTGGTGCCTCCCCGGCGTGCCCGACGTCTGGAACCAGATCCTCTACGCGCACATCGTGTCGTCGTGA
- the LOC133913639 gene encoding probable xylan O-acetyltransferase 10 has protein sequence MKLLAALALLAAAAPFLSAAGQGGGEAAGPMPFAVGAAPAGCDIGQGEWVHDEAARPWYQEWECPYIQPQLTCQAHGRPDKAYQHWRWQPRGCSLPSFNATLMLEMLRGKRMLFVGDTLNRGQYVSLLCLLHRAIPDVSMSFETVDSLSIFRAKDYDATIEFYWAPLLAESNSDDAVMHRIDDLIIRGAPMDKHSRFWKGADILVFNSYLWWMTGEKIQILRGADNDMSKDIVEMEAEEAYKLVLYQVVRWLEHNVDPKNSRVFFVTASPTHTNSREWGDEAEGGNCYNQTSPISDASYWGSTSRAMLRVTNEVLATSRVPVGVVNITQLSEYRRDAHTQIYKKQWAQPTPEQRADPRSYADCTHWCLPGVPDTWNELLYWKLFFPSNDLVI, from the exons ATGAAGCTCCTCGCCGCGCTGGCGCTCTTAGCCGCCGCGGCGCCGTTCCTCAGCGCCGCCGGTCAG ggcggcggcgaggcggcggggCCGATGCCGTTCGCGGTGggcgcggcgccggcggggTGCGACATCGGGCAGGGGGAGTGGGTGCACGACGAGGCGGCGCGGCCGTGGTACCAGGAGTGGGAGTGCCCATACATCCAGCCGCAGCTGACGTGCCAGGCGCACGGCCGCCCCGACAAGGCCTACCAGCACTGGCGATGGCAGCCGCGCGGATGCTCGCTACCCAG CTTCAACGCGACCCTGATGCTGGAGATGCTGCGCGGCAAGCGGATGCTGTTCGTCGGGGACACGCTGAACCGCGGGCAGTACGTCTCCCTGCTCTGCCTCCTCCACCGCGCCATCCCCGACGTGTCCATGTCGTTCGAGACCGTCGACTCCCTCAGCATCTTCAGAGCCAAG GACTACGACGCTACGATCGAGTTCTACTGGGCGCCGCTGCTCGCCGAGTCCAACTCCGACGACGCCGTGATGCACCGCATCGACGACCTGATCATCCGGGGCGCGCCCATGGACAAGCACTCGAGGTTCTGGAAGGGCGCCGATATCCTGGTGTTCAACTCCTACCTCTGGTGGATGACCGGGGAGAAGATCCAGATCCT GAGGGGCGCCGACAACGACATGAGCAAGGACATCGTGGAGATGGAAGCAGAGGAGGCGTACAAGCTGGTGTTGTACCAGGTGGTCCGGTGGCTGGAGCACAACGTGGATCCCAAGAACTCGCGGGTGTTCTTCGTCACCGCCTCGCCAACCCACACAAA TAGCAGGGAGTGGGGCGACGAGGCGGAGGGCGGCAACTGCTACAACCAGACGTCGCCGATCAGCGACGCGTCGTACTGGGGCAGCACGAGCAGGGCGATGCTGCGGGTCACCAACGAGGTGCTGGCCACGTCGCGGGTGCCGGTCGGGGTGGTGAACATCACGCAGCTGTCCGAGTACCGCAGGGACGCGCACACGCAGATCTACAAGAAGCAGTGGGCGCAGCCGACGCCGGAGCAGCGCGCCGACCCCAGGAGCTACGCCGACTGCACGCACTGGTGCCTCCCCGGGGTGCCGGACACCTGGAACGAGCTGCTCTACTGGAAGCTCTTCTTCCCCAGCAACGATCTGGTCATCTGA
- the LOC133913640 gene encoding probable xylan O-acetyltransferase 10, which translates to MRMVKQHSMSGGQHGRRSPFLTSYALTLAFITFVSVLYFKDFSSTLHKPFLHRPPPHRRQISRPLRPLHHGGSNVEEHRAAVVQLPFAVGAAPAGCDIGQGEWVYDEAARPWYQEEECPYIQPQLTCQAHGRPDKAYQHWRWQPRGCSLPSFNATLMLDMLRGKRMLFVGDSLNRGQYVSLLCLLHRFIPESSKSMETFDSLTVFRAKNYNATIEFYWAPFLAESNSDDAVVHRIADRIVRGTSIEKHAKFWKGADILVFNTYLWWMTGQKMKILQNSFQDKSKDIIEMETEEAYGMVLNAVLKWVESNMNPKNSRVFFVTMSPTHTRSKDWGDDTDGNCYNQTTPIKDLSYWGPGTSKGLMRVIGEVFSTSKIPVGVVNITQLSEYRKDAHTQIYKKQWNPLTPEQIASPKSYADCTHWCLPGLQDTWNELLYSKLFFP; encoded by the exons ATGAGAATGGTGAAGCAGCACAGCATGTCCGGCGGGCAGCACGGCAGGAGGAGCCCCTTCCTGACGTCCTATGCGCTCACGCTCGCCTTCATCACCTTCGTCTCCGTGCTCTACTTCAAGGACTTCTCGTCGACCCTGCACAAGCCTTTCCTCCACCGGCCCCCGCCCCACCGTCGCCAGATCAGCCGGCCCCTCCGCCCCCTCCACCATGGCGGTAGCAAC GTCGAGGAACACCGCGCGGCCGTCGTGCAGCTGCCGTTCGCGGTGGGCGCGGCCCCGGCGGGGTGCGACATCGGGCAGGGGGAGTGGGTGTACGACGAGGCGGCGCGGCCGTGGTACCAGGAGGAGGAGTGCCCCTACATCCAGCCGCAGCTGACTTGCCAGGCGCACGGCCGCCCCGACAAGGCGTACCAGCACTGGCGATGGCAGCCGCGCGGATGCTCGCTACCCAG CTTTAATGCAACCCTAATGTTGGATATGCTGCGGGGCAAGCGCATGCTATTTGTTGGAGATTCTCTAAACCGAGGGCAGTATGTATCATTGCTTTGCCTCCTGCATCGCTTCATCCCTGAGAGCTCCAAGTCCATGGAGACATTTGATTCCCTCACAGTTTTCAGAGCAAAG AACTACAATGCCACTATTGAGTTCTATTGGGCTCCCTTTCTAGCTGAGTCAAATTCTGATGATGCTGTTGTGCACCGCATTGCGGATCGAATCGTAAGGGGAACATCCATCGAAAAACATGCCAAATTTTGGAAGGGGGCTGACATTTTGGTGTTCAATACATACCTTTGGTGGATGACTGGGCAAAAGATGAAAATTCT GCAAAACTCTTTTCAAGACAAAAGCAAGGACATCATAGAAATGGAAACAGAGGAAGCCTATGGAATGGTACTGAATGCTGTGCTGAAATGGGTTGAGAGCAACATGAACCCCAAAAATTCAAGAGTATTTTTCGTCACTATGTCACCCACTCATACCAG GAGCAAAGATTGGGGTGATGATACTGACGGAAATTGCTACAACCAGACAACACCGATCAAAGATTTGTCCTACTGGGGTCCAGGCACTAGCAAGGGCTTGATGCGCGTCATCGGAGAAGTGTTCAGCACGTCTAAGATCCCTGTTGGGGTTGTGAACATCACCCAGCTCTCAGAATACAGAAAGGACGCTCACACTCAGATATACAAGAAGCAGTGGAACCCGCTAACCCCGGAGCAGATCGCGAGCCCTAAGAGCTACGCGGATTGCACGCATTGGTGCCTTCCAGGGCTCCAGGACACCTGGAACGAGCTGCTCTACTCGAAGCTTTTTTTCCCCTGA